The Dermacentor albipictus isolate Rhodes 1998 colony chromosome 2, USDA_Dalb.pri_finalv2, whole genome shotgun sequence genome has a segment encoding these proteins:
- the LOC139055732 gene encoding uncharacterized protein has protein sequence MQRLTKTRQPTATNAPLASSSTAAGATEPTLSTLNVTSDVPNSKPAALPQPAAFLHSAHAAVHIPATFNAVSNAESSDSTAASQSGFVASMPPTTKFHAVSDAKSLGPLNVSQPAAFTVAATDAAASIPATLAPVVKCCNQTSESQLNALVAAAPTGSTTSAVLDSANSTPTNVIPNVSRCVSVAPTSLTPVYPADDSSAEMDFTSSPDNDHNTPSLESGWSTVSTSRKPASAARPRTELISVGIQLLPGTLTPKLPLYDLLAAIVSAAHLSSKTSAEITLQAKPAQSLVFLKTHSPLTAQLLLSLTHLQLHALRRATKPTPSSASFANHASPSSQAPSPPGSYAAIVKGPSVQASLSSSTIPSPSLTDENRSFDLRLTMLGRHQREQQRISQDLQQQIHALTQTLKTTTSSLTSQLTKLNEHLATLITPSPNAQVAPLADLVETTTTAHHTRLLQLETSIVQILTTLQTQSKQLESFASMLGSLQESLPPAKKKERVPANSSTSNLS, from the exons ATGCAGCGTCTCACGAAGACCCGCCAGCCGACAGCCACCAATGCCCCGCTGGCCTCCTCTTCTACCGCCGCCGGTGCCACTGAGCCTACTCTGTCAACGCTGAATGTTACCAGCGACGTGCCTAATTCTAAGCCGGCAGCCCTGCCTCAACCGGCTGCGTTCCTGCACTCCGCACACGCCGCCGTGCATATTCCGGCCACGTTCAACGCTGTGAGCAACGCTGAGAGCTCTGACTCGACCGCCGCGTCGCAGTCAGGGTTCGTCGCCTCAATGCCTCCTACGACCAAGTTCCACGCTGTCAGCGACGCCAAGAGTCTCGGACCACTAAACGTGTCGCAGCCTGCAGCGTTCACCGTCGCCGCCACGGATGCCGCCGCGTCTATTCCGGCCACATTGGCGCCTGTTGTAAAGTGCTGCAATCAGACATCAGAATCGCAGCTGAACGCGCTTGTTGCAGCCGCTCCCACCGGATCCACCACTTCTGCCGTGCTGGACAGTGCAAACTCTACGCCCACCAACGTCATTCCCAATGTTTCGAGATGTGTTTCTGTCGCCCCTACCTCCTTGACCCCTGTGTATCCGGCTGACGACTCGTCGGCGGAGATGGATTTCACGTCGTCCCCAGACAACGACCATAATACGCCATCATTAGAAAGCGGCTGGAGCACCGTCAGTACCAGCCGCAAACCTGCCTCCGCCGCCCGCCCTCGCACCGAGCTCATCTCAGTTGGGATCCAACTTCTGCCCGGTACCCTCACTCCCAAGCTGCCTCTTTACGACTTGCTTGCCGCCATCGTCTCCGCCGCACATCTCTCCTCCAAAACCAGCGCAGAGATCACCCTTCAGGCCAAGCCAGCTCAGAGCCTTGTATTTCTGAAAACACACTCCCCTCTCACCGCCCAACTCCTACTTTCTCTCACGCATCTTCAGCTCCACG CTTTGCGGAGGGCCACGAAGCCCACCCCTTCTTCCGCCTCCTTTGCTAATCATGCATCTCCGTCAAGTCAGGCTCCATCACCTCCAGGCTCCTACGCCGCTATAGTCAAAGGGCCCTCGGTGCAAGCATCCCTTTCTTCCTCTACTATACCCTCGCCATCCCTGACTGACGAGAACCGCTCCTTCGATCTCCGGCTCACAATGCTTGGGCGTCACCAGCGCGAACAACAGCGCATCTCCCAAGATTTACAACAGCAAATCCACGCATTGACACAAACCCTAAAGACAACAACCTCCTCTCTTACATCCCAGCTTACCAAGCTAAATGAGCACCTTGCCACGCTCATCACCCCGTCCCCTAACGCCCAGGTCGCCCCATTGGCTGACCTGGTAGAAACCACCACCACTGCACACCACACTCGCTTGCTTCAGCTCGAAACTTCGATTGTCCAGATCCTCACCACCCTCCAAACCCAGTCCAAGCAATTGGAATCATTCGCTTCTATGCTGGGCTCCCTCCAGGAGTCACTGCCCCCGGCCAAAAAGAAGGAACGTGTCCCCGCAAACTCTTCTACCTCTAATCTATCGTAA